One stretch of Trichomycterus rosablanca isolate fTriRos1 chromosome 3, fTriRos1.hap1, whole genome shotgun sequence DNA includes these proteins:
- the smad10b gene encoding mothers against decapentaplegic homolog 4, whose translation MSVNSPSSSDACLSIVHSLMCHRQGGENEGFAKRAIESLVKKLKEKKDELDSLITAITTNGVHPSKCVTIQRTLDGRLQVAGRKGFPHVIYARLWRWPDLHKNELKHVKFCQYAFDLKYDNVCVNPYHYERVVSPGIVGLSLQTAGRPIKEEYIHDCIQLEGPSRMAPQPDHHGTEHYSQQLPPLQLPPEPHQHPPPSVTLYPSLPLSPPASSSRMSLQGSRTDGLLQIASPPSRVLASTSPPTTPTNTPTHTTPHAQSLNQQPAASPSEYGASKQTQAQTSYHTTTWTGSSTASYTPMGSQQNGRSHQQAPPHHSGHFWSQHHTPTSYPQPVSNHPGPEFWCSISYFEMDIQVGEMFKVLANCPLVTVDGYVDPSGGDRFCLGQLSNVHRTDASERARLHIGKGVQLECRGEGDVWMRCLSDHAVFVQSYYLDREAGRAPGDAVHKIYPGAYVKVFDLRQCHRQMQQQAATAQAAAAAQAAAVAGNIPGPGSVGGIAPAISFSAAAGIGVDDLRRLCILRLSFVKGWGPDYPRQSIKQTPCWVEVHLHRALQLLDEVLHTMPLAEPGPAN comes from the exons ATGTCGGTCAACTCCCCGAGCAGCAGCGATGCGTGTCTGAGCATCGTTCACAGCCTCATGTGCCACCGGCAGGGCGGAGAGAACGAGGGCTTCGCCAAGCGCGCCATCGAGAGCCTCGTCAAGAAACTTAAGGAGAAGAAAGATGAGCTGGACTCGCTCATAACCGCCATCACCACCAACGGCGTCCATCCCAGCAAGTGTGTCACCATCCAGAGGACGCTGGACGGCCGGCTGCAG gtagcCGGGCGGAAAGGCTTCCCTCACGTCATATACGCTCGACTGTGGCGCTGGCCGGACCTGCACAAGAACGAGCTGAAACATGTCAAGTTCTGCCAGTACGCCTTCGATCTCAAGTACGACAACGTGTGTGTCAACCCCTACCACTACGAACGCGTGGTGTCTCCGGGCATCG TTGGACTGAGTTTACAGACCGCAG GCAGGCCAATAAAGGAGGAGTACATCCATGACTGTATCCAGCTGGAGGGTCCGTCCAGAATGGCCCCCCAACCGGACCATCATGGCACGGAGCACTACAGCCAACAGCTGCCACCACTCCAGCTGCCACCGGAGCCCCATCAACACCCTCCTCCCTCAGTGACACTCTACCCCAGCCTGCCCCTCTCACCGCCTG CGAGCAGCTCCAGAATGTCCCTGCAGGGCAGCCGCACGGACGGTTTACTCCAGATCGCCTCTCCTCCGAGCAGAGTTTTGGCCTCCACTTCTCCCCCCACCACACCCAcaaacaccccaacacacacaaccCCACACGCGCAGagcctgaaccagcaacccgcCGCCAGTCCGAGCGAATACGGCGCGTCCAAACAGACGCAGGCACAGACCTCCTACCACA CAACAACCTGGACTGGATCGAGCACTGCGTCCTACACGCCCATGGGATCCCAGCAAAACGGGCGGAGTCATCAGCAAGCGCCGCCCCACCACAGCGGTCATTTCT GGTCTCAACATCACACCCCCACCTCGTACCCACAGCCGGTCTCCAACCATCCAG GTCCAGAGTTCTGGTGCTCGATCTCGTACTTCGAGATGGACATTCAGGTGGGGGAGATGTTCAAAGTGCTGGCTAACTGCCCCCTGGTGACTGTGGATGGGTACGTGGATCCGTCCGGTGGAGATCGCTTCTGTCTGGGTCAGCTGAGCAACGTGCATCGCACAGACGCCAGCGAGAGAGCGCG GCTCCACATCGGTAAAGGCGTGCAGCTGGAGTGTCGGGGCGAGGGGGACGTGTGGATGCGGTGTCTCAGCGACCACGCCGTGTTCGTACAGAGCTACTACCTCGACCGGGAGGCCGGTAGAGCACCGGGAGACGCGGTGCACAAGATCTACCCGGGTGCTTATGTAAAG GTATTTGACCTGCGTCAGTGCCACAGGCAGATGCAGCAGCAGGCGGCGACTGCACAGGCGGCCGCAGCTGCGCAGGCCGCAGCGGTGGCGGGAAATATTCCGGGACCGGGTAGTGTAGGGGGAATCGCCCCTGCTATCA GTTTCTCTGCCGCGGCGGGCATAGGGGTCGATGATCTGCGCCGGCTTTGCATACTGCGCCTCAGCTTCGTGAAGGGTTGGGGTCCGGATTACCCCCGCCAGAGCATCAAACAGACCCCGTGCTGGGTGGAGGTGCATCTCCATCGGGCGCTGCAGCTGCTGGACGAGGTGCTGCACACCATGCCCCTGGCTGAGCCCGGCCCCGCCAACTGA